The stretch of DNA AGGGTGACATGTTTGGACACCAGAAAAGAGGAAGAGTCCTCACTAAGAGGGTGACTTGGTTAAAAAGTTCAAGCACAAAGGATGTAGAAGCAGGTGGATGTCATCAGAGAACAGATGCGGATCTAGTGAGATGGGTCCTACCACCCCTGGAATATGTTCCTGGGAGAGGGGTGGTCTGCTAGAGTGGACTGGGAATAGTAATATTGCATACTTTTGTAAATTCACAAAACCCTCTGATCTGTGATAGAGGAATAAAGGGCAGAGGATAAACCCCAGATAAAGATTCACTTATCTTAAAAATGAAAGGTTGGAAATTAACTTTATGCTACTGTACCACCTTCGAAGTATTTCTGGCAGGTGCCTGGAGGATTCAGATTAATGACCAAATTACCTGCCAAGTCAGGGCCTCCCATTAGAAGAGAGTACCAGTTTCCATTAGGAGCACTAGCTGGAAAACACAATCTTTCAGCAGAGGAAATACagtcttctctccttctctgggtGCACAGAGTGGTCGTGGTTGGCTGGGGCAGATAATGGTGTGGTCTTCCTCTGCAGATCTGGTTTCTGAGTCCCTGGGCTGCAGCTGTTGAATTTCCAGACACAAACAAGTATGCGTTCTGAGAGCCTCGCCGAGCCCACACAACCGGGAGAGCCAAGCTGGATTCCATTCTGCTTTGCACATCAGCAGCTCTGCTGCCAGCTGAACTCCAGGGCAAAAGCTGTGCCTGGTAATGATGCAGGCAGCAGGGATGGCACAGCTGGCCTGGCTTAGGCCGTTAAGGGGGACACGCTTGGCCTTATTTGGGGGAGAGCGAGAAATGGAAGGCGATGAAGAGTTGCGGAAGCATACATCAGCCTCCACAAAACTGGTGCACAGCAGGGAAACAATCTGGTTTTGCTAGTCATCAACaacatgcctgtgtgtgtgcctgtttatGCTTAGGTAAGCCCAGCCTCCCACTCGCTGAAAAGAGTAGGCAGACAAGAAGGAGTGACCAACTCTGAGTCAGCTGTCATCGTGTAGAGAGCAGCTAAGGGGAACAGTGGGGCTGGAATCTCATGGCCTTGCCTAGTGCCCCTACAGCATCCTCTCTGCCCATGGTGCCAGATATCTGAATGGGAGGACAAAGGGGGCACAGGTGGTGAAAAAAACCAAGATGCACATTTgggtattttccttcttttgctaGAATGTCATTTCTTGATGTCTGTTTCTTGTCACCCATTTGTGATCAGGGACTAAGTAAGTTCCCTCTGCACCAGACCAGGTGGAAGACTGAGCCAGAGTTCCTCTGAGCCACAGGAGAGATGAGGAGCTATGGAGCGGAGTAGGGGCTGAGGATCTGGTGCCCCCAGCTAAACTAAAAGGAGGCAGGCAGCATGTAAGAGGATGATGGGGTAGCTCACAGAGAGGAAGGGGATATTCTTTCTCAAGAATGATGAGCCCAAAGGCATCGCATAACAATTGTGATCTCCCAGCTGGACGTTTCCTGTAGCACAGGTGTTCACAGTGTGGCTCCCAAACCAGCAGCCTCCATGTCAGTcactgggaacttgttagaaatgcagattctcaggccacCCCAACCATTagatcagaaactctggggatggggccccacaatctgtgttttcttttctttctttctttctttttttttttttttgagacagggtctcactgtgtcatccaggctggagtgcagtggcatgaaaatggctcactgcagcctcaacctcctgggctcaagtgaccctcccacctcagcctcctgagtagctgggactacaggcctgtaccACCATGACCGACTGATttcgttttttaattttttatagaaacagggtctcgccatattgtcatggctggtcttgaactcctgggctcaggcaatcctcctgcctcagcctcccaaagtgctggaatgacaggtgtgagccactgtgcccagcctcacaaTCCATTTTCACAGCCCTCTACGTGATCCTAATGAAACCTTGGGAACCACTGGTCTAGATCCTGCAAATGAAAGTTGCCCGAATGAGCTGGATTCTGCAGGCCTGTGAGGACCCAGAGCAGGCAGGGATCCAGCTGCTGACCTAGTTTCAGCCTCCATCCCTGGGTTCTAGGTTGCTGCCCTTTCCAAAGAAACAATGAATCAGACCAGACCACTGCATTGGCATAAGATCACACTTTAGTTCAGAGACACATTTGCATAAATACTTGAAATGGATCCACCCCTGCAGGTGGCAGCCTGAGAACATGTGGCTCTCCAAACCCTGCGACGCTGCGGCCCTTTAGGTGATGGATTTTAACACTGAAGACAGTCGTGGTCATTCTTGAAGACAGCTTGGGGTCCAGCTTTGGAGCCTGCTTTGACATTCACCATTGACTCCCTGCCCCACGCCTCTCTTGTACTAATTTTTTCCCCTGTGAGGTAGATTATTTATCGGGGAAAccagatagaattttttttttcatttaagtttgCTAGTCCTTTGCAAACAGACTGACGCTGAGTGTCCTGTCTGAGTCAATAAGTGCACTTTTACCTTTTAACCTATGCCCTCTACTTGAACCCGAGCAAGGTCCAGTCCACTGGACAGTTGATGATAGGGTCTGCCGCCCCATaccctctcctcttcccccttAGGAATTTGTGCAGTACTGGAGGGGTTGCGGCAAtgggaggcctgggtgggccGTGCTGCCTTGATATGGCCAAGGGACCCAGTCACCACAGTGGAGACCCTTGTCTGCACCTCAGTACCGCATGTCCAGGAGCACAAGACTGGCCCCTGCCCCCCTGAATCACAGGGGGCACAGCTGGCTTTCGCAGGGCTTGGCATCCTCGGGTTTCAGAGCCTTGTTGCAGGTGGCAGAGGCCTGGCCGGAGGGGTCCCTGCACTCTACAGTTCGCCTCTGCCAGCCGGCCCCGCAGGTGCTAGAGCACTCAGACCAGTCCCCCAGCACCCACTGTGCGTGGAGCAGCGGCTGGATGATGTTGGTGGTTGCTCTCTCTTTGCTGCTCTGCATGCTAAAGTCCACGTCATTAGGAACAAAGAAGGTGTATTTGACTTTTGGGGGGAAGACCTCGCCAGGGACTGTCAGGAGCTGCACTGTCAGAGGCTCTGGCAAGGGCCGGAAGCTCTGCAGGCGCTCCAGGGTGGCGATGGAGCCGCTGTACTTCAGGATGGTCCCCTTCACCAAGATGTCCTGCTCTATGGCAGAGATGGCCAGGTTGCCGTTGAGCAGGTACTGCCCATCAGCCGTCTTCAGCGCCAGGTAGTTCCCATCGTTCTGCACACCCGGGTGGCTCCGCTGCTTCACGTCAATATTAGTGGCACCAGCTGGGATGGTGACAATGTCATTGTAGCCATAACTGTGATAGAAACAGAAGGACACCCTTAGACCAGTGGCTGCCCAGCCCAGGTCACGATGATGCCTTGGAGACTGAAGTGGGCACCCCAGGTGGCAGACacgaaaaaaacaaagcaagtaaTTAAGCAAGTTGCCTCaaagttctcaataaattagcTGTTTAGGCAGACAGAAATGTCTGTACATTGGGATTTTCAAGGGTGTTTGCTTCATCTGGCAACTCTATTTCAAAAGTGTGGTTGAGGAGTTGAGGTATGTGGGTGTTGAGAACAGCATAGAGACGAGGAGAACCCAGAAGGATGTGGAAAGCTGCACTGGTGTAGCCAAACCTGGCACCTGTCAAATGTGATCTCAAATACCTCTAGCTCCTTGCACTGGTATACAACTTTGATTGGCCACCTCCATACCCAGAGCTCAAACCCACATGGAAAAAACTGTTCCACACACCCCTTCCAGAACGTGAACAGGAGGGAAATTTCACACCACCTCTCTGAGTCAGTCGGCTCCTAGTATTTGATGAATATGGCCCTAGGGTGGGATCAGGGTGGGGTTGGGAGTTGGGGGTTTAAGCCTGCTTCTTTGAAGCCACCTTCTGGGAGTGCCCAGGCACCATGAGCACTGTGCTTCTGGAATGATAGGAAGCAGTTTTGGGAAACTGTTTCCAGTCCATTATAGGCTTAGGGCTTTAGGTAGGATGAAGAAAGATtagttgtttgttcttttctggAAATCTGGGTTCCATAGGCTGGGGAGAAAGTGAGGCGAGTGGTCAGGCgggctttttgcttttcttaccATATGTCCAGCTGGGGCTAGCTGCTTAGTTTCAGACTCTTAGAGTGTCCACAGGCCCATCTGTCTAAAGCCTGAGGGAAAGTGGCCAAGGGACCCAGTATCTGAATAGTGTCTGCTTCtctttttctatgtcttttgagCTTAAATGTAAAAAGAGTTCcaaggcagggcgcagtggctcatacccacaatcccagcactttgggaggccaaggcgggcggatcacttgatgccaggagttcaagaccagcctggccaacatgacgaaacccagtctctactaaaaatacaaaaattagctgggtgtggtggtgcatgcctgtaatcccagctacctgggaagctgaggcaggagaattgcttgaacctgggaagcaggttgcagtgagccaagatcgtgccaccgcactccagcctaggcaacagagtgagactctgtctcaaaataataaaaataaattaaaaaaaatgaaaacagtccCAAGTTGCCTGCTGTAGGCTGATTCTGTTCTCTCAGACTGGTGAGATGAGAGAtgtagagacagacagacagacagacagacacacacacacacacagaatggggCAGGGTTTGCGAGCTTCACTAGGTAGAATACAATACAGTGAACACTTCTCAAAAACTCTGAGACCGTGAGTGGGGGAAGTGGCTGGACAGGTGGATGCTCACATAAGCCCTAGGACACATTGATGTACTGGAGGCAGACAGGCAGAGTGTGGCCCATATAAAACACCCGAACTTGCCCTTACTCTGCAGGAAGTACATGGAATGGGAGACAAAAGTCATCCAGGACTTAGGAAAACTAGGTTCTCTTCTGGCTGTCATTAACCATCAATGTGACCTTAGAaaagtcatttaatctttctgtgccttaatttcttcctctgcaaaatgaggaaTAGTATTGGCCTTGCTCACCTCATGGACTTATTTTACAAATCAAATGAGACCATGGAAATGAAAGCGCTTTGGAAAATCCTTGGAGTTTTATGAATGTGGGGCATTAGGATGAGAAAAAAGTGTCTGGAGTTCTCAGATTCATGAAAGCCCTGAGGCTGCCAGGGCCCCTTTTTGGTAACCCCCTTCTCTGAAGATCCATCTGCAGAAAGGACAGGGGCTTGCCAGGCTTAGGGTGAGACGTCCTTCCCAAAACAGGCCTGGGAGAGCTGTTTTCTGGCAGAGGTCCAGGTTACTCAGTGTGGCTCGATTGACTCAGAGATGACAGCTCCCTATCCACATGGCCTCCAGCCCTCGTAAAAGTCACGGCTGCCCTGTGTTCTATCTTTTCTATGAGCTCGACACTGCCAAGTGCACATCCCATCTCAGGAAATCCTTACAACGACTCTGAGATAGAGATACTGCTGACATTTtacaaagaaactgaagctcggagagtttaaataacttgcccaaccCTCACAGCTATTAAGTAGCAGCCACAGTTCAATTTGGGCCTAGCAGAGTGCAAAGCCCATTATGCTCTTCTACCAAGCAAGGTACAGAACTTCTGGGGAGACTCACTTGGTGGGGGTGAGGGACCCGGAGACCTTCCTGCAGGAGTTGCCTTTGCCCCCACACACCCCGCATTTGTCCAGCTTCCGAGGCGAGTCCACCACATGGTCACAGCCGGCCTTGACACACTGGCCACGGACACAGATGGCCAGTGTTTCTGGCCCACACAGGGTGCCATCAATCACCTGCAACGGGGAAAGGGAAGGTGAGGGAGGGCGTGTTGAGCACAGAAGCAGCCTGCCGGGGGGCGGGGGTGTGGGGACAGGCGACCTTCCTCCCCATCTCTGGATCTGAGTCCCAGGGTGATTCTCACCTTGGCCTCGAACACTTTGAACTCGCTCCTCCCCCGGGCTCGGCAGAACAACTTGCAGCGGTCCCGGGGGGACACCCCAGCATACTTGGGGACCCACTGCAGGAGATTCCCGTCCATGTCAGTGTAATTGTAGGCATTATACTTCTCACACTGCTGCTCCCTGAAGCTTTTCCCTAGAAAGAGGAAGAAACGGCATGGAGGTGACACCCATGCGGAAGCAGGAGCATCCGGTGGAGAAATCCCGAATTTACagcacttttcttctttcttttggttttgaaCTCAACCCAGGCGCCCAGGGCCAGTGTCTTCTGGGCACAACATTCCTAGACGCATGTGTGACCCTTACTCAAAAGGGCAAGGAAAGGAGCCTCCAGCCGCATGCTGGGCTTTCTAGGATAAATGCCCTTTCCATTAGGGAAAGAGACTCATTGTACTCTACAGGTGAATAAACGCAGGGAGCAACAGGGAACAATTCAGTAAGCTTGGAAGGCACAGAATGGCATGTGGAGCTATATTCTCAGGACACTACTAATTGTGCAGTATCGATTTCCTCAGTGACACCGGACATGAATCCAAAGACTCCTAAATCTACATGTCTAGCTCTGATCTTGCCCCTACACCCACATTCCGTAATTCTGGGTGTCCCTGGGGAGCTCCGTTTGTATGTACTGTGATTACCTCCAACTCAGCATGGCCAAGCTCCCGATGGTCCTTCCACGAACTGTCTTGACTTTCATTTGCTGATCTTACCATGCCCAAGTCTGAGACTGGTATCCTGGTATCTCCCGAACATTTGAGCATCTCTATCTGCTATTTCCAAACTGTCACAAAGACCCACACTATATTCAGGACAATCTGTGATTTAAAACGATGGCATCCCACTCTCACCACCACAAGCCCAGGCCTGCTGGCTTCATGGGGACCTGTGCCTGCCTCCTCTCCATCCTGCCACGTGCTGCTGCCAGACCAACCCATCTGAAGTTAGATGTGGGTTGCTTTCCACCCCCAAATCCTAAAATTAAAGCTGTTCTTCCTGCCAAGGTTCCCTGCCCAAACTGTGCATCTGAATGCCTGGGGAGACTTTGCCAAGGCAGATGCCATACTCCACGCCTGAGACTCTGAGTCAGTGCAGCTGAGGGGGTCTGGGCTGTGTCTGCAGGAGCTTCCAGGTGACTTAATGGGACAGGTGGCACAGATAACTCCCAGATACTGTGTCAGCCTTCAAGGACCTCTGTGGTCTGGCCTTGACATAGTGGTGTGCTTTGCTTGATTCCACCTAAGTGAATGAGGGCCCTTCTCACACCTTTCCACCACCCTGGCAGGTCCCCTCACACCTCACCCATCTCAGTCCTCCAGACTCTGCTCAGTCCTAACTCCTTTCAAAGCTTCCGCTCACCCAGCCTTTCCTTTCTCCGAGCGCCTCACCAACCTAGGGTCTGTGACTCATCCATTGAAATGTAATGGCTGTGTTAAAGGGATTTGGGTCTCTAATTGGACTACAAGCTCCTTAGGGACAGAGACCATGCCTTTtacattttcatacatttttatagttctagacacacaaaaaatactaaaaaatactcGACAGTAATGGCAGACTTTGGTGCATCTGACATCATGGCATCACTTTTCGTCCACACCTACCTTGCACCCTATATTCATTCTCATCCTCCCCCTTTCCCAGCAACGTCTCACCCTGTATGCCAGGCAAACTCTCATACAATTCCAGGGCAAAGTTTCTAGAGCCTCAAACCATTGTGGATCCTTCTTGTCTTGTGAAACCGCAAAGCCTACAGATTCTCCTGAGACATCAACCCAATGCCAGTGTCTTTTCCCGTGGTTGAATCTCTCCTAAGGCTCTGCCTGATTTTTCTTGCCTGCCAATCCTTCCTGGAGCTGCACACTGGGCAGTTGGATGGGATGGTGGGGAAAAACCTTGTAATGATTTCCCTCTCACGAGTTTGCTGCTGCCCCTTTACTGCCTCTAAGTTAATGTTCATGGTTTCCAGCAGGTACTGGGGATAGGAATAtgccaaggggagggagaggtaGTATTCCTTCCTGGGAAGATTCTGTCAAACAGTTGCCATGTTCCCAAGGGAAGATGGGCAACTCTTCTCAGAAGGAATGTGAACAGGAATCAGATTCAGAAATCCTCCCTCTGCCCTGGGCTGAATTTTGGCTAGAAAGACCTTGGAGGTTTGGCTCTGACACTTGCTTTGGAAAATGCTTCCATTCTGCACACAGATGAGGGTTCCTATGCCTCCAGGAGGATTAGTTTCCTAGACACCAGCCCCTCTGCAGAGGCTCCTCCCCAATAAGTTTGGTTGGGAGTGATGTCCTCCTCTCCACATCTTGGAAGATGAGCGTAATTTCTCTCCTTGACTTTGCCAGGCTCTCTGAACACTATGAGAGCTGTCCCGGGTCCCTGAGAGCTGCCCCTGGGATTGGAACCTTGCAGAGCCCATTTAGGTGGAGATCACAGGCAAAACTCTACATCCCAGGAGACCCAATTTACTCCCCTCTGGGAGTAACTCTATATCCCGGGACACCCACTTCACTCCCACTTTACACATCCTCTGGGGATGCGTCATAGCAATGATAGTAGCTGCTCTGGCAGGGGCGGCCCTGAGTGGTAATTACCGTCAGGGGGGCATTCCTCCGTGTGGCATGACTGGTACTTGGCTCTCCGACCCAGGCAGTATCTTCCTCCATTCTGAGGCTCGGGGTCCTTGCACTCACGGTGTGAAAACTGTACTCCTCCTCCACAGGTCCGAGAACATTCTCCCCAGGGTCCCCACGGTGCCCAGCCTCCATCTGCCACGGGCTGCAACATACAATGGCACActgaatgaggagcaaaggccAGGAGGCTTCAGTATCTGTGTCACTGGGTGGCCAATGCCCTGGCTTCCTCATCTAGTCATTATCATCTTGGTGCATGGAGTGCCGTAAACTGCCTCAATCATTTGTTTAATGACTGTGTGGCCTGCATGGCTTTGTGAGCACAGAGACCAGGCTGGACTCATTCACTACTGACTCCTCAGTGTCTAAAACAGTGCCTTATGCTTAGTAAGGTGCTCAATAGGctatctgctgaatgaatgaatgacacccTTTTATGGGAATAAGGTTGCATATAATGCAGTGGTTCTCCGTTGGGGCGAATTCTGccctccaggggacatttggcaatgtctggagatactCTGGTGGCTACAGCTGTGGAGGGTGTACGTGAccacatctagtgggtagaggccagtgATGCTGCTCCACATCCAGCAATGCACAGGCCCCACGGTAACAATTATCCAGTCCTAAGTGTCCCTAGTGCCAAGGCAGAGGAACTCTGGTCTAAAGGAAACATCCCTGCGAGGTGTTGCCATAGTCTACCAGCCACTGGTTCTGGTGATAGGACAATGCTTGGGAAAGAAACAgaattgcttcctttttttttgacagagttttgctctgttgccaaggctggagttcaaaggcgtgatctcggctcactgcaacctccgcctcctgggttcaaatgattcctgtgcctcggcctcccgaataactgggattacaggtgcacacctccacgcctggctaatttttgtatttttagtagagatggggtttcaccatgttggccatgctggtcttgaactcctgacctcaagtgatcaacctgcctcggcctcccaaagtactgggattacaagtgtgagccaccatgcctggccctgcttcCCATTTTACAACTGACCTATGAGAACAAAGCTTTGCCCTTTGGAATGCTGTATGCCCAAAGGTTCATAGagtattcaaaatgaaaataattttttaaaagttataaaagtaaTAGTTGCTCATAcgacaaataaaaaaatgcagaaaagtgtaaaaaagaaattaacacttCTTTAAAACACCACTACCCAGATAAAACCATTAACATGATTTTCACCAATATTTTTCATACTTTTGCTCTGAATATATCATCATAAAAATgcaatgcttttattttacaaaagatatgattctatgtatatattctttctgtctttctcactttctttctacctctctttctctctttctttctcactttctttctttcttgaaagtcttgctctgtcgcccaggccagagtgcagtggtatgatcttggctcactgcaactgccgcctcctgggttcaagtgattctcctgtcttggcctctggagtagctgggattataggcacctgccaccacacttggctaattgttgtatttttagtagagacagggtttcaccatgttggtgaggctggtctcgaactcctgacctcaggtgatccacccgcctcggcctcccaaagtgctgggattacagcacctggcctgattctataaatatgtattttctgaTCTGACTTCTTAAAAATAGAGGCCACACATCATTCCATGATCATTTCACGTCAACCTCTCCCTGCACTTAGCTCGGCTGTGCTCTGGGATTGGTGGCAGATCCCTCTGCTCTCCCCTCAATAACATGTGATGAGAATGAACAGGGTGAATGGGAGGTGGCTGAGGATCAGTCCATGAATCCTGCACCAGCTCAGGCTTAGGACAAGAGTACAGAGCTTACCTGGTGCAGGCGGGCTCCCAAGGCTCAGTGCAAAAGACATGCACTGAGGAGTGCTTGGGCCACCCTGGCGATTCAGCGCTGGCGGGGACCGGGCTGTGAAACCCAGTGGATGCTGTTTCATAGTGATGGCTCCATGAGTCACAGTAAGAGAAATGCGATCAGCCTCACAGTTTGGATGTATTCAGAGCAGGGCAAAGAAGTGAATCATTTAAAAACCCTCACTGGCACTGCCTTGGTTTTTCTTGTGAGTTTACTCTCTCCTGGGCCAAGTTTTTTTCTGCCTGGCCAGAGGCAGCTCTGAAtctgtctcctctcctcctctttgaATACGGAATTCCCACAACTGCTCTCATTCTCCCAACCTGTAATTATGCATTCAGTTCAAGCACGGGCAGGCTATGAATACTTTTCACTCAATTCTTGATGGAATTTATTCCGCGTGTCTCTGTGTTCATGACGGAATTGACAGTGGCTCCATCTGTTGTGTGCTCACCTTCCTGTCTCCACCCCGCTCACCAATCTGCACCTGCACCAGCCCTGAGGCAGCCCCAAAGCAGCTCCCTAATGTCTGGAGCCACGGCAGTGTCAACCCACTGACCGAGGGGATAGCCTTCACGGGCTCCTCACCGTGTGGATAAATATGCTTTGGTTTGTTTGTTAAAAGATGAGTGATTTTACCTAGAAGTCCTATGTTGCAGCCTGGCccgaagtttcttttcttttttttttttttttttggagacagggtctccctctgttgcccaggctagagtgcagtggcatgatcatggttcactgcagcctcaaactcctgagatcaagtgatctccctgcctccgccttctgagtagctgggactacaagcgtgagtcaccatgcctgacctattttttatttttttgtacagacaggatctcactatgttgcccaggctggtctcggtgcaagtgatccttctgcctcagcttcccaaagtgctgggattccagtgTGAGCCGCTCTGCCTGGCTGTCTCTCGGTTCATGACTCTCAAGTGTGGTTTCCTTCTGGAGAACAGCCCTCAGTCCTCcccatttccttttgtttctcctttcccctccccgcTATCCTCAGGGGCTGTCCCTCACCTTGGGCCTCTCCACTTCCTCCTCAGGTAGACAGCTGCCTTCTGAGCAGAGGTGCCCAGGCCCGCACGGCGTGCCGTCAGCCCAGGGCAGGCTGCCATTCTTCGTGTGGCACAGGGGCTCAGCCCCATCAGTGTGGCACCAAAGCTGGGCGCAGACGTCCTGAGCAGAGGTGTTGGGGCAGTGGCGGAAATCCGGCCCAAAGATCTGCCTGCACTGCTGGTCCAGCTGGTACAGGGCCATGCGGCCCGGGAGGcctgtggggaggggcagggccgCAGCAGGGGCATCCAGGAGACAGTCTCCTGGGAAAAGAGGAAGCAGGGGTGTAAGAACATGCACAGGGCTGCCGCCCTCTCAGCTCTTCATGGCCTGTGATGGATGGCACTGAAGGTCTAGGTGTCACGACTTCTTGACCTCCAACTAAAAGCTGTCACCACTTGATGATCTAGTGAGAGCATGCCTAATTTTTGACTATCAGTTGCAAACGCTCTTCAGGACCGACTTTCCTTTGCTGTCCTGAACATCTAGGAAGCATTGCCCCCGACATTCTGTGTACCCAGTGAATGCCAGCTAACACAATATTCATCCATATCACAACCTAACCGTGCTCCTGAAAGCCACAGCATGCAAATGAAGACCAAATAATGCTGTCTGGATCATCTTATTTTTGCATCATACATGTCCCTGTCTCCCTCAGTGAGAAGGATCTAGAATATTACTTTACCAACAATTCCAAccacttaaaattgttttttctttaatcccCTCTTCtgagaagcaattttttttttgagatgaagtctagctctgttgcccaggctggagtgcagtggctcgatctcggctcaccgcaacctccacctcccgggttcaagcgattcttctgcctcagcctcctgagtagctaggactacaggcgtgtgctaccacgcctggctaattttttgtatctttagtagagatggggtttcaccatgttggacgggctggtctcgaactcctgaccttgtgatccacctgcctcagcctcccaaagtgctgggattacgggcagaagccactgcacctggcccttttttttttttttttttttaaagagatagcgtctctctctgtcacccaggctggagtcagtggcatgatcacagcttactggtagccttgacctcctgggctcaagtgatcctcctgcctcagcctcctgagtatctgggaccacaggtgtgcaccccaTGCCTGGCTCCAGTCCTTTGAACCAGCTCCCCGCCCTCTTGCTCTCACAGGACGCAGTCACTGCCTCTGTCACGCCTGAGCTGTTGTAGGTTCGTCTCTCCTCTGTGCTATGTGCTTCTATTCCTTCAAGCGCTGCTCAAACCCTCCTCCTTCAGACAACCTTCTCGGATGACTTCCCCCTGCCTTGT from Homo sapiens chromosome 11, GRCh38.p14 Primary Assembly encodes:
- the ADAMTS8 gene encoding A disintegrin and metalloproteinase with thrombospondin motifs 8 isoform X1, with product MLPAPAAPRWPPLLLLLLLLLPLARGAPARPAAGGQASELVVPTRLPGSAGELALHLSAFGKGFVLRLAPDDSFLAPEFKIERLGGSGRATGGERGLRGCFFSGTVNGEPESLAAVSLCRGLSGSFLLDGEEFTIQPQGAGGSLAQPHRLQRWGPAGARPLPRGPEWEVETGEGQRQERGDHQEDSEEESQEEEAEGASEPPPPLGATSRTKRFVSEARFVETLLVADASMAAFYGADLQNHILTLMSVAARIYKHPSIKNSINLMVVKVLIVEDEKWGPEVSDNGGLTLRNFCNWQRRFNQPSDRHPEHYDTAILLTRQNFCGQEGLCDTLGVADIGTICDPNKSCSVIEDEGLQAAHTLAHELGHVLSMPHDDSKPCTRLFGPMGKHHVMAPLFVHLNQTLPWSPCSAMYLTELLDGGHGLPGRMALYQLDQQCRQIFGPDFRHCPNTSAQDVCAQLWCHTDGAEPLCHTKNGSLPWADGTPCGPGHLCSEGSCLPEEEVERPKPVADGGWAPWGPWGECSRTCGGGVQFSHRECKDPEPQNGGRYCLGRRAKYQSCHTEECPPDGKSFREQQCEKYNAYNYTDMDGNLLQWVPKYAGVSPRDRCKLFCRARGRSEFKVFEAKVIDGTLCGPETLAICVRGQCVKAGCDHVVDSPRKLDKCGVCGGKGNSCRKVSGSLTPTNYGYNDIVTIPAGATNIDVKQRSHPGVQNDGNYLALKTADGQYLLNGNLAISAIEQDILVKGTILKYSGSIATLERLQSFRPLPEPLTVQLLTVPGEVFPPKVKYTFFVPNDVDFSMQSSKERATTNIIQPLLHAQWVLGDWSECSSTCGAGWQRRTVECRDPSGQASATCNKALKPEDAKPCESQLCPL
- the ADAMTS8 gene encoding A disintegrin and metalloproteinase with thrombospondin motifs 8 preproprotein, yielding MLPAPAAPRWPPLLLLLLLLLPLARGAPARPAAGGQASELVVPTRLPGSAGELALHLSAFGKGFVLRLAPDDSFLAPEFKIERLGGSGRATGGERGLRGCFFSGTVNGEPESLAAVSLCRGLSGSFLLDGEEFTIQPQGAGGSLAQPHRLQRWGPAGARPLPRGPEWEVETGEGQRQERGDHQEDSEEESQEEEAEGASEPPPPLGATSRTKRFVSEARFVETLLVADASMAAFYGADLQNHILTLMSVAARIYKHPSIKNSINLMVVKVLIVEDEKWGPEVSDNGGLTLRNFCNWQRRFNQPSDRHPEHYDTAILLTRQNFCGQEGLCDTLGVADIGTICDPNKSCSVIEDEGLQAAHTLAHELGHVLSMPHDDSKPCTRLFGPMGKHHVMAPLFVHLNQTLPWSPCSAMYLTELLDGGHGDCLLDAPAAALPLPTGLPGRMALYQLDQQCRQIFGPDFRHCPNTSAQDVCAQLWCHTDGAEPLCHTKNGSLPWADGTPCGPGHLCSEGSCLPEEEVERPKPVADGGWAPWGPWGECSRTCGGGVQFSHRECKDPEPQNGGRYCLGRRAKYQSCHTEECPPDGKSFREQQCEKYNAYNYTDMDGNLLQWVPKYAGVSPRDRCKLFCRARGRSEFKVFEAKVIDGTLCGPETLAICVRGQCVKAGCDHVVDSPRKLDKCGVCGGKGNSCRKVSGSLTPTNYGYNDIVTIPAGATNIDVKQRSHPGVQNDGNYLALKTADGQYLLNGNLAISAIEQDILVKGTILKYSGSIATLERLQSFRPLPEPLTVQLLTVPGEVFPPKVKYTFFVPNDVDFSMQSSKERATTNIIQPLLHAQWVLGDWSECSSTCGAGWQRRTVECRDPSGQASATCNKALKPEDAKPCESQLCPL